From Camelina sativa cultivar DH55 chromosome 7, Cs, whole genome shotgun sequence, one genomic window encodes:
- the LOC109125489 gene encoding uncharacterized protein LOC109125489, translated as MNEEMGNCKEANTFSLVPPTLDMHVLGSKWVFRVKLNADGSLYKFKARLVAQGFKQEEGIDYLETYSHVVRTTTVRSILHFATTMNWEIKQMGVKMPFCMYHDGGMFLSQQKYAEDLLAIAGMSSCASVATPLPQQLKRKPQQSSNNAQPTHSVPFANPKYFCSLAGRLQYLTLTRPDLQFSVNYVCQKMHEPSVSDFNLLKCILRYIKGTTTMGISFDIYSDSNLTAYSDSDYIGCEKSSRSTGGFCTFLGRNMISWSSRKQETVSKSSTEAEYRAMSETASKIT; from the exons ATGAATGAGGAAATGGGCAATTGTAAAGAGGCAAATACCTTCTCTTTAGTTCCTCCCACTCTCGATATGCACGTCTTAGGCTCCAAATGGGTGTTTCGAGTTAAACTTAATGCAGATGGCTCATTATACAAATTTAAAGCCAGACTGGTGGCTCAAGGGTTCAAACAAGAAGAAGGTATTGATTACCTTGAGACCTACAGTCATGTAGTAAGAACAACAACAGTTAGATCAATTCTTCACTTTGCAACAACAATGAACTGGGAGATTAAGCAAATGGGTGTTAAAATGCCTTTCTGCATG TACCATGACGGAGGAATGTTCCTATCGCAACAAAAATATGCTGAAGACCTGTTAGCCATCGCCGGAATGTCATCGTGTGCTTCAGTTGCAACACCCCTTCCTCAACAACTGAAACGAAAACCACAACAATCTAGTAACAATGCTCAACCTACGCATTCCGTACCATTTGCTAACCCAAAATACTTTTGCAGCTTGGCAGGACGTCTACAATATCTGACACTAACCAGACCAGACCTGCAATTTTCTGTGAATTATGTATGCCAAAAGATGCATGAACCCTCAGTATCCGACTTCAATCTCCTTAAGTGTATTCTCCGATACATCAAAGGAACCACTACTATGGGAATCTCCTTTGACATATACTCAGACTCCAACCTTACAGCCTACAGTGATAGTGACTACATAGGATGTGAGAAATCTAGTCGCTCCACTGGCGGATTCTGCACATTCCTTGGTCGCAACATGATCTCTTGGTCATCACGAAAGCAAGAGACAGTCTCCAAGAGCTCCACTGAAGCTGAATACAGAGCAATGTCTGAGACTGCCTCTAAAATCACATGA